Within Chlorogloeopsis sp. ULAP01, the genomic segment TTTAATCACCAAAGTGTAAATTTTGACTTCTTACCACTTCTATCTGTTGATTAAGGCAAGACAAACCCATATTTTTTCAGTACACCCTTTGCTTGGTCGCTTGATAAAAACTTAACAAAATCCTGAGCTACTTGAGTATTTTTACTTCTTTTTAAAACTGCTACCGGATAGATAATCGGAGAATGGTACCTTTCGTCAGCAGTTGCTACAACTTTTATCTTGTCGGAAATTTTGGCATCAGTGATATAAACTAAGCCCGCATCAGCATTACCGCTTTCTACTGCTGCTAAAACTTGACGCACATTGTTAGCATAGACAAACTTAGGTTTAATTTGTTCGTAGATACCTAATTTTTGCAGAACCTGTTCAGCATATTGTCCAGCAGGTACACTTCTTGGTTCGCCAATGGCAATTTTTTTAATCTTAGAGTCTTTGAGATTGTTAAAGCTGCTAACACCTGTAACATTACTCGGCACAATCAGAACCAAGCGGTTTTTTGCTAAGATATTGCGAGTATTATCAAGTAACTGTCCTGATTGCTCTAAGGTATCCATCTGCTTATTTGCCGCAGAGATGAAAACATCTACAGGCGCTCCCTGTTGAATCT encodes:
- the modA gene encoding molybdate ABC transporter substrate-binding protein produces the protein MKRRQLFALIGIAFTSLILTVSLPFIIPSVVAQSNRELLVSAAASLKDVMEEIKPIYQQSKPNINIKYNFGASGALLQQIQQGAPVDVFISAANKQMDTLEQSGQLLDNTRNILAKNRLVLIVPSNVTGVSSFNNLKDSKIKKIAIGEPRSVPAGQYAEQVLQKLGIYEQIKPKFVYANNVRQVLAAVESGNADAGLVYITDAKISDKIKVVATADERYHSPIIYPVAVLKRSKNTQVAQDFVKFLSSDQAKGVLKKYGFVLP